CGAGCATTCTCATATATTATAGCTAGGCTAGCCAAGCCAGTTGGAGGTGTGGGATGAAACAAGTGTCAGTATTCGAAGGGAAAAATAAATTTAGCGAACTCGTCGCCAACGCGGCCAAGGGTGAACCGCAGGTCATAACCAAAAACGGCACGGCAACCGCCGTCGTGATCTCATTTACGGAGTATAAGCCTGACGGCAAAGAAGCAGACGTTAAGCGAATTGTTGCTCGATAATCCGGCGCGCAAATACGGTATCGATCTTGATCTGGAACGTGATAAAGATATGGGACGGCCAACGATCGATTTTAACAGTGCGGAATTTACCGGAGAGTCTGACAAATGAATTATCTGCTCGATACCTGTTTGCTGTCGGAATTTATGAAGCCGCAAGGAAATCGCGGGGTCATAAACTGGTTTAAGGCACAGGATGATGAGACGCTCTACATTAGCGTATTAGCAATCGGCGAGATTCGGAAAGGAATCAAAAAACTCGGTGCGACGAAACGCTCCGACGAATTGAGAACATGGCTCGACTCTGTAGTCTTTCGATTCGATTCTCGCATTCTCGCGTTCGATATCTCAATGGCAAATCGTTGGGGCGATCTGATCGCCAATCTCGAATCAAAGGGCCGTCCAATGCCCGTCATCGATTCCCTAATGGCCGCTACCGCACTCGAACACAACCTCACCATCGTCACCCGAAACGAAGACGATTTCGAACCAACCGGAGCCAAGGTTCTCAATCTCTGGCAGTAACCCTCAGAGAAGCCTCGTCGAGCGATCGGCGAGGCTTTGCCCTTTTTCAAATTGCAAAAATCCGGGAAAATTAACCTGCGTT
This is a stretch of genomic DNA from Chloracidobacterium sp.. It encodes these proteins:
- a CDS encoding type II toxin-antitoxin system Phd/YefM family antitoxin → MKQVSVFEGKNKFSELVANAAKGEPQVITKNGTATAVVISFTEYKPDGKEADVKRIVAR
- a CDS encoding type II toxin-antitoxin system VapC family toxin, with product MNYLLDTCLLSEFMKPQGNRGVINWFKAQDDETLYISVLAIGEIRKGIKKLGATKRSDELRTWLDSVVFRFDSRILAFDISMANRWGDLIANLESKGRPMPVIDSLMAATALEHNLTIVTRNEDDFEPTGAKVLNLWQ